In the Gossypium arboreum isolate Shixiya-1 chromosome 10, ASM2569848v2, whole genome shotgun sequence genome, one interval contains:
- the LOC108451599 gene encoding F-box/kelch-repeat protein At3g06240-like, whose protein sequence is MQRPRFEVPEALVMEILSKLPVKSLTRFNCVYKAAIWNPSTREFKILPPSSAQRPTYLGHTYACVYFNHGDFVFDSKADDYKFMRFVTLSFVNTEYENAFAENMSQVELYSLKCDSWKEISSPNYTPCGLNWGDNYLDGICYWETTMGYYPDEKEMILSFDMANEKFSVSPIPKFFESYPEHCIQVLVFNKSLGVFAYPVEGIDKSFNLWVMNEGIRFSTIQH, encoded by the exons ATGCAGAGGCCAAGATTTGAAGTGCCTGAAGCTTTGGTGATGGAAATTCTCTCTAAGCTTCCAGTTAAATCCCTTACTCGCTTCAACTGCGTTT ATAAGGCTGCCATTTGGAACCCATCAACTAGAGAATTTAAAATCCTTCCTCCATCCTCAGCTCAACGCCCTACTTACCTAGGCCATACTTATGCCTGTGTTTATTTTAACCACGGTGATTTTGTGTTTGATTCTAAAGCTGATGACTACAAATTCATGCGATTTGTTACTCTTTCTTTTGTTAATACTGAATATGAAAATGCATTTGCTGAAAATATGTCCCAAGTTGAGCTGTATTCTCTTAAATGTGATTCTTGGAAGGAAATCTCATCTCCTAATTATACCCCATGTGGTTTAAATTGGGGTGATAATTACTTAGATGGAATTTGTTATTGGGAGACAACGATGGGGTACTATCCTGATGAAAAAGAAAtgattctttcatttgacatggCTAATGAGAAGTTTTCGGTTTCACCTATCCCAAAATTTTTCGAGTCTTACCCAGAACACTGTATTCAAGTATTGGTGTTTAATAAATCGCTTGGTGTTTTTGCTTACCCAGTGGAAGGAATTGACAAATCTTTTAATTTATGGGTTATGAATGAAGGAATAAGGTTTTCAACAATTCAGCATTGA
- the LOC128282208 gene encoding uncharacterized protein LOC128282208 — translation MSNLAKLEFAALDISGKNYFSWVLDAEIHLDAKGLGNTILADKEASNQDKAKAMIFIRHHLHERLKVEYLTVKDPLELWKNLKERFDHQKTVILPKARYDWMHLRLQDFKTQQYREKGFKRYSELISCLLVAEQNNELLMKNHGIRPTSSAPFPEVNVAVATIDDA, via the exons atgtcaaatcttgCCAAACTTGAATTTGCGGCCTTAGACATCTCAGGCAAGAACTATTTTTCATGGGTGTTAGATGCTGAAATTCACCTAGATGCTAAAGGTCTAGGAAATACTATATTAGCAGATAAAGAAGCATCTAATCAAGACAAGGCAAAAGCAATGATTTTCATCCGTCATCATCTGCATGAAAGATTAAAAGTGGAATATCTCACTGTGAAAGACCCTCTTGAGttgtggaaaaatttgaaagaacgaTTTGACCATCAGAAAACTGTGATACTCCCTAAAGCTCGTTATGATTGGATGCACTTACGGTTGCAAGATTTTAAGACT CAGCAATACCGTGAAAAAGGTTTTAAAAGGTATTCTGAATTGATTTCATGCCTTTTGGTGGCTGAGCAAAATAATGAGCTATTGATGAAAAATCATGGAATTCGTCCCACTAGTTCTGCaccattccctgaagtgaatgtagca GTTGCCACCATAGATGACGCCTAA